One Coriobacteriia bacterium DNA window includes the following coding sequences:
- a CDS encoding sce7726 family protein → MRRVKDALTALFAGEHLDRLAWCGPTPQITVAQELLADRLAPLPTVTVADVFDEAFRTLVREHPVEYVFKSCALERLLFGRHSPRRTAFYTEFRVGDSRADLVVINGQAHAYEVKTSYDDFSRLAAQLEDYYRVFTHVTLFVDETRAESVARVVPEFTGIVVLSRKYSMSTVRPAVSSAKGLDNGALFRLLHSDEYLSLLSRLGVEMRCVDRALRYGQSLEAFAELDPVDAQIEVMQILKQRQRTTQLADIADGLPHSLRLAPFAYRKSKSDWGALSERVLLRV, encoded by the coding sequence TTGAGACGCGTCAAGGACGCACTAACGGCCCTCTTCGCGGGCGAGCACCTCGATCGTCTGGCCTGGTGCGGACCTACGCCGCAGATCACCGTTGCTCAGGAGCTACTCGCGGACCGCCTTGCGCCACTCCCGACCGTCACGGTCGCTGATGTGTTCGACGAGGCTTTTCGGACGCTTGTGCGAGAACACCCGGTTGAGTATGTTTTCAAGTCCTGCGCGCTTGAAAGGCTATTGTTCGGCCGCCACAGCCCCAGGAGGACTGCCTTCTACACCGAGTTCAGAGTGGGCGACTCGCGAGCTGACCTAGTTGTCATCAATGGGCAGGCGCACGCATATGAGGTTAAGACGTCCTACGACGACTTCTCCAGATTGGCAGCACAGCTGGAAGACTACTACCGGGTCTTCACGCACGTGACGCTATTCGTAGATGAGACGCGCGCTGAGTCTGTTGCCCGTGTCGTGCCTGAGTTCACGGGAATTGTCGTGCTCTCACGCAAGTATTCTATGAGCACCGTGCGGCCTGCTGTCTCTAGCGCGAAGGGTCTCGACAACGGGGCGCTCTTCCGACTGCTCCATTCGGACGAGTACCTGTCGCTTCTTTCCCGACTCGGCGTCGAAATGCGCTGCGTTGACCGTGCGCTGAGATATGGCCAGTCTCTGGAGGCGTTTGCGGAACTGGACCCTGTTGACGCGCAAATCGAAGTCATGCAGATACTGAAACAACGGCAGCGTACAACCCAGCTCGCGGACATCGCGGACGGCTTGCCGCACAGTCTGCGGCTCGCGCCGTTCGCCTACCGGAAGTCCAAGTCGGATTGGGGGGCCTTGTCAGAGCGGGTGCTCTTGCGCGTTTAG
- a CDS encoding HD domain-containing protein: MSCDPKYFNDPVHGLVSFGDSLIDHLLLNLIDSVEFQRLRRVRQLGMAECVFPGATHTRLSHGIGVLREARRFADRLRELDESLLSEEQETVLLVSALLHDLGHGPFSHVFERITDDSHLDRTVEIVLDSSTSINAMLVAFDAQLPLLVGSFFIPDFAEATDMDVWPEYLTSIVSSQLDADRFDYLVRDSHFAGVKYGVFEADWLVKHLNVDDKGIYVQRKAFTAAESFVMARHHMYTSVYFHHATRAAEVMLERLFSRYKLLLRGCTGPQQVAEVVPGAPPAVVSAFGDAKLSLDQYLALDDSMLTVFIYCCQGARDPILSALGWGLWNRRLWKHIDVTHAKTTEVVKFVGHVRDELENQGADINYIWADDTPADTPYRPYNVLVAEVPIRVENGAGIVVEITEVSEALHSLTKQYSLARYYFASEVRGIVKQAEAEVLGGGDH, translated from the coding sequence GTGAGCTGCGATCCAAAGTACTTCAACGATCCCGTACACGGTCTTGTCAGCTTCGGCGACTCGCTTATAGACCATCTTCTGTTGAACCTCATCGACTCTGTGGAGTTTCAGCGACTTCGGCGCGTACGACAGCTTGGAATGGCAGAGTGCGTCTTCCCCGGTGCAACGCACACCCGACTGTCGCACGGGATCGGCGTTCTGCGCGAAGCGCGCCGGTTTGCGGACCGGTTGAGGGAGCTGGATGAGTCGCTGCTGAGTGAAGAACAGGAGACTGTGCTCTTGGTTTCCGCGCTACTACACGACTTAGGCCACGGACCCTTCTCGCACGTCTTCGAGAGGATTACTGACGATTCACACCTGGATCGGACTGTCGAAATAGTCCTAGACTCGTCTACGTCGATAAACGCCATGCTGGTAGCCTTCGACGCGCAGCTGCCACTTCTAGTGGGAAGCTTCTTCATACCGGATTTCGCAGAGGCGACAGATATGGATGTCTGGCCCGAGTATCTGACATCAATCGTATCCAGCCAGCTTGATGCGGACCGGTTCGACTATCTTGTGAGAGACAGCCACTTCGCCGGCGTCAAGTACGGGGTATTTGAGGCCGATTGGCTCGTGAAGCATCTCAACGTTGACGACAAAGGAATCTACGTCCAGCGGAAGGCGTTCACGGCTGCTGAGAGCTTCGTGATGGCGCGCCATCACATGTATACCAGCGTGTACTTCCACCATGCGACGCGTGCTGCGGAAGTCATGCTTGAGCGACTGTTCTCGCGGTACAAACTCCTGTTGCGGGGCTGCACGGGACCTCAACAAGTGGCCGAGGTGGTTCCAGGGGCGCCGCCCGCAGTGGTCTCAGCATTCGGGGACGCCAAACTCAGTCTTGATCAGTATCTCGCTCTCGATGACAGTATGCTCACGGTGTTCATCTACTGCTGCCAAGGCGCCAGAGACCCGATTCTTTCGGCTTTGGGTTGGGGTCTTTGGAACAGGAGATTGTGGAAGCACATCGATGTCACGCACGCTAAGACGACCGAGGTCGTGAAATTCGTTGGTCACGTGAGAGATGAGTTGGAGAATCAAGGAGCTGACATAAACTACATCTGGGCCGACGACACACCTGCCGATACTCCTTACAGGCCCTACAACGTTTTGGTGGCGGAGGTACCCATCCGCGTCGAGAACGGAGCGGGAATAGTAGTAGAGATTACTGAGGTCTCGGAAGCACTTCATAGCCTCACGAAGCAGTACTCTCTAGCCCGCTACTACTTCGCGTCAGAAGTACGAGGTATAGTCAAGCAGGCAGAAGCCGAAGTCCTAGGTGGAGGCGATCATTAA
- a CDS encoding sce7725 family protein — MYMPYLHGKQEELFSVIELGALGPLVVPIIKPVNLDGANVRRIARIAAVTRLAVITNSDKGRPGQMPTYAASVAALADQAITPYAANVFPAFELRGNSTLPQLTVFATEYAGRTCVLIHKSHTFDPTALATAMVPFAVPPVHVFVEPGVASNAYVGLPSAARVLVRDGFDACQRNSDYPRQSAFDDLAYQYRARSFDGFGDFCMIGDRYSSGGGPALAVALHVTEDTGQALLMNHFVSVSVGVDVPTMYFEAVDDLAANVGIPPRAGMGTLGIASYLASSTARNYSGLGPAKRWGAMHHIETARRIIQASGVAASF, encoded by the coding sequence ATGTACATGCCCTACCTGCACGGGAAACAGGAGGAGCTCTTCTCCGTCATTGAACTTGGCGCGCTGGGTCCTTTGGTTGTGCCCATCATCAAGCCCGTGAACCTCGACGGTGCGAACGTTCGGCGCATCGCTAGAATTGCCGCCGTGACTCGTCTCGCGGTCATTACCAACAGCGACAAGGGCCGTCCTGGACAGATGCCCACGTACGCCGCATCGGTCGCAGCGCTCGCCGATCAGGCAATCACCCCGTACGCAGCCAACGTCTTCCCAGCATTCGAGCTCCGTGGCAATTCGACACTCCCTCAGCTGACTGTCTTCGCAACTGAGTACGCCGGGCGGACATGCGTCCTGATCCACAAGAGCCATACCTTCGACCCGACAGCCCTGGCGACCGCCATGGTGCCCTTCGCCGTGCCCCCAGTTCACGTCTTTGTTGAACCGGGTGTTGCCTCAAACGCATACGTGGGTCTGCCGTCCGCCGCCAGAGTCCTGGTTCGCGATGGCTTCGACGCGTGCCAGCGGAATTCCGACTACCCTCGTCAGAGCGCATTCGATGATTTGGCCTATCAGTACAGGGCGCGGAGTTTCGACGGGTTCGGTGACTTCTGCATGATCGGCGACCGATACTCGTCGGGCGGGGGACCTGCCCTGGCCGTCGCCCTGCATGTCACCGAGGACACGGGTCAAGCACTCCTAATGAATCACTTCGTCTCCGTCAGCGTCGGCGTGGACGTCCCCACCATGTACTTCGAGGCAGTCGACGACCTCGCCGCCAACGTCGGCATCCCGCCGCGTGCGGGCATGGGAACACTTGGTATCGCCAGCTATCTCGCTTCCTCTACAGCTCGGAACTACTCCGGCCTCGGGCCAGCCAAGCGATGGGGTGCCATGCACCACATCGAGACAGCACGGCGCATCATCCAGGCGTCGGGCGTCGCTGCCTCGTTCTAG